Proteins from a single region of Scylla paramamosain isolate STU-SP2022 chromosome 35, ASM3559412v1, whole genome shotgun sequence:
- the LOC135090426 gene encoding protein NYNRIN-like translates to MVQGMRHLQCQEGTVVKRKSTITAVSSGSPDEAHSSGCSGTTTCDSAEVLVEQFFTRFGVLGELHSNQGCEFEEEVFSKCCHLLGLQKMMTKLKPQSDGMIEHFNRTLTQELAKYCKEGKTEWDRKLPALLMAYRSTMHEATTYLPARLMMGWELQLPEDLTTGCPPDKVLPTVSTDYAIALQEQQMEAHHQLQDRLKLMG, encoded by the exons ATGGTGCAGGGTATGAGACACCTGCAATGCCAAGAGGGAACTGtagtgaagaggaaaagcacCATTACAGCTGTATCAAGTGGGAGCCCTGATGAAGCACATAGCAGTGGATGTAGTGGGACCACTACCTGTGACAGTG CAGAAGTACTGGTGGAGCAGTTCTTCACAAGATTTGGTGTACTGGGTGAGCTGCATTCCAATCAAGGCTGTGAGTTTGAGGAAGAGGTGTTCAGCAAGTGTTGCCATCTGTTGGGCCTGCAGAAGATGATGACAAAGCTGAAGCCACAGTCTGATGGGATGATAGAACATTTCAACAGAACCCTCACCCAGGAGTTGGCCAAGTactgtaaggaaggaaagacagaatggGACAGGAAGCTCCCTGCCCTGCTCATGGCATACAGGTCCACCATGCATGAAGCTACTACTTACTTGCCGGCCAGGCTTATGATGGGTTGGGAGCTCCAACTGCCAGAGGACTTGACAACTGGATGCCCTCCTGATAAAGTGCTGCCTACTGTGTCTACAGACTACGCCATAGCATTGCAGGAGCAACAAATGGAAGCCCACCATCAGTTGCAGGACCGACTAAAACTGATGGGATGA